A region of Notolabrus celidotus isolate fNotCel1 chromosome 4, fNotCel1.pri, whole genome shotgun sequence DNA encodes the following proteins:
- the wu:fj16a03 gene encoding uncharacterized protein wu:fj16a03: MRAYLLLLLLLPLCSAKQYNIRCIGHDYLMLNHQQMDCSSDIKQACFIKDNGEKGCIELSFCTKPGWNCCYTDNCNA, encoded by the exons atgagggcttacctgctcctgctgctgctgctgcctctctgctcag CCAAACAGTACAACATTAGGTGCATCGGTCATGATTACCTGATGCTCAACCACCAGCAGATGGACTGCAGCAGCGACATCAAACAAGCCTGCTTCATCAAAG ACAATGGAGAGAAAGGCTGCATCGAGCTCAGCTTCTGCACAAAACCTGGCTGGAACTGCTGCTACACGGACAACTGCAACGCTTGA
- the ttl gene encoding tubulin--tyrosine ligase — MTSPMYTFVTRDDNSTIYAEVSKMLVGTGQWKKLKKDNPRFNLILGERNRLPFGRLGHEPGLVQLVNYYRGADKLCRKASLVKLIKTSPELSDSQSWFPESFIIYPTNLKTPVAPATNGISHLKNNPKTDEREVFLASFQSKKESEEGTVWIAKSSAGAKGAGILISHDANQLLEHIDNQGQVHVIQKYLEKPLLLEPGHRKFDIRSWVLVDHQYNIYLYREGVLRTSSEPYNSSDLQDMTSHLTNHCIQKEHSQNYGRYEEGNEMFFDEFRLYMLKTHNVTLESSILPQIKQIIKNCLTCIEPTISTKHLSYQSFQLFGFDFMVDQNFKVWLIEINGAPACAQKLYPELCQGIVDVAVSSVFPLHSGCDSSSASSSLYSSSPSSTFSTNSCSSPKLRGPLHVGPFTRLRLGTQ, encoded by the exons ATGACTTCCCCGATGTACACTTTTGTCACGCGTGACGACAACAGCACGATTTATGCAGAAGTTTCAAAGATGCTCGTCGGGACCGGACAGTGGAAGAAACTAAAAAAAGACAACCCGAGGTTCAACCTCATTCTGGGGGAACGGAACAGGCTGCCCTTTGGACGTCTGG GTCATGAGCCAGGACTGGTGCAGCTGGTGAACTACTACAGAGGAGCGGACAAGCTGTGCAGAAAGGCATCCTTGGTCAA GCTCATCAAGACCAGCCCGGAGCTGTCTGACTCTCAGAGCTGGTTCCCAGAATCCTTCATCATTTATCCCACCAACCTCAAAACCCCTGTTGCTCCAGCCACTAATGGCATTAGCCATCTGAAGAACAACCCCAAGACGGATGAACGGGAAGTGTTTTTGGCCTCCTTTCAGTCTAAAAAAGAAAGTGAGGAAGGCACGGTGTGGATCGCAAAGTCTTCTGCTGGAGCTAAAG GTGCTGGCATTTTGATATCCCATGATGCTAATCAGCTGCTGGAGCACATTGATAATCAGGGACAGGTTCATGTTATTCAGAAGTACCTGGAGAAGCCTCTGCTCCTGGAGCCAGGACATCGGAAGTTTGACATAAG GAGCTGGGTGCTTGTGGACCATCAGTACAACATCTATTTGTACCGGGAAGGTGTGCTGCGGACTTCCTCTGAGCCCTACAACAGCTCTGACCTCCAGGACATGACCAGCCACCTGACCAATCACTGCATCCAGAAGGAGCACTCCCAGAATTACGGCCGATACGAGGAGGGGAACGAGATGTTTTTTGATGAGTTCCGGCTGTACATGTTGAAAACACACAACGTCACCCTGGAGAGCAGCATATTACCTCAGATCAAACAGATCATAAA GAACTGTCTGACATGCATTGAGCCGACAATCAGCACCAAACACCTGTCCTACCAGAGCTTTCAGCTCTTTGGGTTTGACTTCATGGTGGACCAGAACTTCAAAGTGTGGCTCATTGAGATCAACGGGGCTCCAGCGTGTGCACA gAAGCTGTATCCAGAGTTGTGTCAAGGAATCGTGGATGTGGCCGTCTCCAGTGTCTTTCCTCTCCACAGCGGCTGTGACTCTTCATCTGCTTCCTCTTCACTGTATTCCTCCTCTCCGTCCTCCACGTTCAGCACCAACTCCTGCTCCTCTCCCAAACTGAGAGGTCCTCTCCACGTGGGTCCTTTCACTCGCCT AAGATTAGGGACGCAGTAG